Proteins encoded within one genomic window of Apis mellifera strain DH4 linkage group LG1, Amel_HAv3.1, whole genome shotgun sequence:
- the LOC100576540 gene encoding vacuolar protein sorting-associated protein 27, with product MKGFIAFALLIAAVAAEPPRYRPQRQFFFARQQEEATTVSNAPYAPSGWRPSGPAFNLPQRQYGAPSAPQQQYGAPSAPQQQYGAPSAPQQQYGAPSAPQQQYGAPSAPQQQYGAPQQQYGAPAVPQQQYGPPQEATTTEAPSSTEAEDLATTVASVESESEPVNSVNELEDEEVDEQQPQQSGEYYLALPDGRLQRVRYVSRQNVEAMKYFAKIRAENVEPLRGPIYAYAPLQKLQIFPAGLQLAVAPPQSKPQKLEIEPVAAQVQYQYDNPSAVLPLPGYQPAAGESRYLLTLQ from the exons ATGAAG ggaTTCATCGCTTTCGCTCTCTTGATCGCTGCGGTCGCCGCAGAGCCACCAAGATACCGTCCCCAAAGACAATTCTTCTTCGCCAGACAACAGGAGGAGGCCACCACCGTTTCCAACGCCCCCTACGCGCCTTCCGGATGGAGACCGAGCGGACCGGCTTTCAATCTACCTCAGAGACAGTACGGCGCGCCTAGCGCACCGCAACAGCAATACGGCGCGCCTAGCGCACCGCAACAACAGTACGGCGCGCCTAGCGCACCGCAACAGCAGTACGGCGCGCCTAGCGCACCGCAACAACAGTACGGCGCGCCCAGCGCCCCTCAACAGCAGTACGGCGCGCCTCAACAACAATATGGCGCACCGGCGGTTCCGCAGCAGCAGTATGGGCCACCGCAGGAAGCTACGACGACCGAAGCGCCCAGCAGCACGGAGGCGGAGGATCTTGCTACCACTGTCGCAAGTGTCGAGTCCGAG TCCGAGCCCGTCAACTCGGTGAACGAGCTCGAGGACGAGGAGGTGGACGAGCAACAGCCCCAGCAGTCGGGCGAGTACTACTTGGCACTGCCTGACGGCCGTCTGCAGCGCGTCCGCTACGTGAGCCGGCAGAACGTGGAGGCGATGAAGTACTTCGCCAAGATCCGGGCCGAGAACGTGGAGCCGCTCCGCGGCCCGATCTACGCCTACGCGCCCCTCCAAAAACTGCAGATTTTCCCAGCCGGCCTCCAACTGGCAGTGGCGCCCCCCCAATCGAAGCCGCAGAAACTCGAGATCGAGCCGGTCGCGGCCCAAGTCCAGTACCAGTACGACAATCCGTCCGCGGTGCTTCCGTTGCCCGGTTACCAGCCGGCCGCGGGTGAATCCAGATATTTGCTCACGTTGCAAtag